In a genomic window of Candidatus Leptovillus gracilis:
- a CDS encoding ABC transporter ATP-binding protein, which yields MNHLADSVIDVEDLCKQYPGVRAVDGISFTVHRGEIFGMVGPNGAGKTTAIECIEGLRQPDSGRIQVLGREPCRDGYALREQIGIQFQTAALPARIKVLEALDLFAAFYPHSVDTRHLLNQMGLADKENHYLAKLSGGQRQRVFIALALVNDPELIFLDELTTGLDPQSRRNMWDMVQGIRQQGKTVYLTTHFMEEAERLCDRVAIIDRGKIVALDTPANLIASLPAESRVSFTVADPFDEEMMRQVSGFTRVERLGQRLVVYGPKEMLLSSVVHALEANQTPFTDLRTEHPTLEDVFLTLTGREMRD from the coding sequence GTGAACCATTTAGCGGACAGCGTGATTGACGTTGAAGACTTATGTAAACAATATCCGGGCGTCCGGGCGGTGGACGGCATCTCCTTCACTGTTCACCGGGGCGAAATCTTTGGTATGGTTGGCCCAAACGGAGCCGGGAAGACAACTGCCATCGAGTGCATTGAAGGATTGAGACAGCCGGACAGTGGTCGAATCCAGGTGTTGGGACGGGAGCCATGTCGGGACGGCTATGCCCTGCGAGAACAGATCGGCATCCAGTTTCAGACTGCTGCTTTGCCCGCCCGAATCAAAGTGCTGGAGGCGTTGGACCTGTTTGCTGCCTTTTACCCTCACTCCGTTGACACACGCCACTTGCTGAACCAAATGGGGCTTGCCGATAAAGAAAATCACTATCTTGCCAAACTTTCCGGCGGCCAGCGCCAGCGCGTCTTCATTGCCCTGGCCCTGGTGAACGACCCGGAACTTATCTTTCTGGATGAACTAACAACCGGGCTAGACCCGCAGTCGCGGCGAAACATGTGGGATATGGTGCAAGGCATTCGGCAGCAAGGCAAAACCGTATACCTGACCACCCACTTCATGGAAGAGGCCGAGCGATTGTGCGACCGCGTAGCAATTATTGATCGGGGGAAAATCGTGGCGCTTGATACACCCGCTAACCTCATCGCCTCGCTGCCGGCCGAGAGCCGCGTGAGCTTCACAGTAGCAGACCCATTCGACGAAGAAATGATGCGGCAGGTATCCGGGTTTACCCGTGTGGAGCGATTGGGCCAACGCCTGGTTGTTTATGGGCCAAAGGAAATGCTGCTCAGCAGTGTTGTCCATGCGCTGGAGGCCAATCAAACGCCATTTACTGACTTGCGTACTGAACACCCAACGTTGGAGGATGTGTTTTTGACTCTGACCGGTAGGGAGATGAGGGATTAA
- a CDS encoding TetR/AcrR family transcriptional regulator, translating to MARPKKNEQQTDLRERIMTAAWAQIANDGAPALSLRAIARDLHITAPAIYNYFPDRDALVTALIVAAFDSFADAQETAVADLPSANHKARLLALGQAYRTWAITYPERYQLIFGTPIAGYHAPLEITGPAAARSLTVIVDVLAAADAAGELQVLQIVPMPPEVDAMLCQWQSGRAANVSSTALYLALMMWAQVHGLVSLEIGGQFPSFVVDSGALYQHELARLTQQLITVVTT from the coding sequence ATGGCGCGACCCAAGAAAAACGAGCAACAAACGGATTTACGCGAGCGCATCATGACCGCCGCCTGGGCGCAAATTGCCAACGATGGCGCGCCTGCCCTTTCGCTGCGGGCCATTGCCCGCGATCTGCATATCACTGCCCCGGCCATCTACAACTATTTCCCTGACCGGGATGCCCTGGTGACGGCGCTGATCGTGGCGGCGTTTGATTCGTTTGCCGATGCGCAGGAAACGGCCGTTGCCGATCTACCCTCTGCCAATCACAAAGCGCGGCTGTTGGCTTTGGGCCAGGCTTACCGGACATGGGCTATCACCTACCCGGAGCGCTACCAACTCATCTTTGGCACGCCCATTGCTGGATACCACGCGCCACTGGAAATTACCGGCCCGGCCGCCGCACGCAGCCTGACAGTCATTGTGGACGTGCTGGCGGCGGCAGATGCGGCCGGCGAGTTGCAAGTTTTGCAAATTGTGCCCATGCCGCCGGAGGTAGACGCGATGCTGTGCCAATGGCAAAGCGGTCGCGCCGCAAACGTATCGTCCACGGCGCTTTACCTGGCGCTGATGATGTGGGCGCAGGTGCATGGCCTGGTTTCGCTGGAGATTGGCGGCCAGTTTCCCTCTTTTGTCGTTGATTCAGGGGCGCTGTACCAACATGAGTTGGCGCGGTTGACCCAACAATTGATAACCGTGGTGACCACATGA
- the rpsO gene encoding 30S ribosomal protein S15, translating into MPLQVAEKAEIFTEFGAHEGDTGSAEVQIAMFDRRIKQLQEHLKLHKDDESSRRGLLRLVGKRRRMLAYLRKKDPERYRAIIKRLGLRR; encoded by the coding sequence ATGCCTTTACAAGTGGCAGAAAAAGCCGAAATTTTTACTGAGTTTGGCGCCCATGAGGGCGACACAGGTTCAGCCGAAGTGCAAATTGCGATGTTTGATCGCCGCATCAAGCAGTTGCAAGAACACCTGAAGCTGCACAAAGACGACGAAAGCTCACGTCGTGGTCTGCTCCGGCTCGTGGGTAAACGGCGGCGTATGCTGGCCTACCTGCGCAAAAAAGACCCGGAACGGTATCGCGCCATCATCAAGCGTCTGGGCTTGCGTCGCTAA
- a CDS encoding MarR family transcriptional regulator, whose protein sequence is MQEGEFFPIAADIQLYAALLLKFFNQGLEARLREQGETLSSLQYGILRMLQFETLTISEISQRLGLDPSALVRAIDALERKRLAERGSDPRDRRRNPVHITDKGKDLMVAVPIITPQDPTWQALAAMGLETAVQLRNLLRQLIQQFPEGRMVVEIAAIPPDLEQFILGEQDSEPFSGQRD, encoded by the coding sequence ATGCAAGAAGGTGAATTTTTTCCCATCGCTGCCGACATTCAGCTCTACGCCGCACTCCTACTTAAGTTCTTTAATCAGGGGCTTGAAGCGCGGCTGCGCGAGCAAGGCGAAACCCTGAGCAGTTTACAATATGGCATCCTCCGTATGCTGCAATTTGAAACTTTGACCATCAGTGAGATCAGCCAGCGGCTGGGGCTGGACCCATCCGCGTTGGTCCGGGCCATTGACGCACTGGAGCGCAAAAGATTGGCCGAGCGGGGCAGCGACCCACGCGACCGGCGACGCAATCCTGTCCACATTACAGACAAAGGGAAAGATCTGATGGTCGCTGTGCCCATCATTACCCCCCAGGACCCTACCTGGCAGGCTTTGGCGGCAATGGGGTTGGAAACTGCCGTGCAACTGCGCAATTTGCTGCGCCAACTGATCCAACAATTCCCAGAAGGGCGGATGGTTGTGGAAATCGCCGCTATTCCGCCTGACCTGGAGCAATTTATATTAGGGGAGCAAGACAGTGAACCATTTAGCGGACAGCGTGATTGA
- a CDS encoding NAD-dependent epimerase/dehydratase family protein, giving the protein MTNLHVVFGAGPLGRYTATALLEMGHIVRLVNRSGQMADAPAGAQIVASDAYDLAQNREVTQGATAVYQCAQPHYHEWAEKFPPLQRAILEGAAANGAKLVVGDNLYMYGRPSGPLREDSPVNPHTQKGKVRAAMAQEVLDAHVSGKIRAAIGRASDFFGPYDTALTDYAIRPAVAGKPVNLLGKTDQPHTFTYVKDFGRLLATLGTREEALGQVWFAPSNPPITQAELVRLIAAELGQPVKSRTAGPLMMRLLGLFNKSMAETMEMMYEWTAPFVVDTSKAEKAFGLQATPLNQALRETLAWR; this is encoded by the coding sequence ATGACCAACCTACACGTCGTTTTCGGAGCCGGCCCCCTGGGGCGTTACACTGCAACAGCTTTGCTCGAAATGGGTCATATCGTCCGCCTGGTCAACCGCTCTGGCCAGATGGCCGACGCCCCGGCCGGGGCGCAAATCGTCGCCAGCGATGCCTATGACCTGGCGCAGAATCGAGAAGTGACGCAGGGGGCGACGGCCGTTTACCAATGCGCCCAACCCCACTACCACGAATGGGCGGAAAAGTTCCCCCCTTTGCAGCGCGCCATTCTGGAGGGAGCAGCAGCCAACGGGGCGAAATTGGTGGTGGGTGATAATTTGTATATGTACGGCCGTCCCAGCGGCCCCTTGCGCGAAGATTCTCCCGTCAACCCTCACACCCAAAAAGGCAAAGTGCGCGCCGCCATGGCCCAGGAAGTGCTGGACGCCCACGTCAGCGGCAAAATCCGCGCCGCCATTGGCCGCGCCAGCGATTTCTTTGGCCCCTACGACACGGCGCTGACCGATTATGCCATTCGCCCGGCCGTAGCGGGCAAGCCAGTTAACTTGCTCGGCAAAACCGACCAGCCGCATACCTTCACCTACGTCAAGGATTTCGGCCGGCTGTTGGCGACTTTGGGCACACGCGAAGAAGCGCTGGGGCAGGTCTGGTTTGCGCCTAGCAATCCGCCCATCACCCAGGCGGAATTAGTGCGGCTGATTGCCGCAGAGTTGGGTCAACCGGTTAAAAGCCGCACGGCTGGCCCGCTGATGATGCGCTTGTTGGGACTGTTCAATAAGTCTATGGCGGAGACGATGGAGATGATGTACGAGTGGACGGCCCCCTTTGTGGTAGACACGTCCAAAGCAGAAAAGGCGTTTGGGCTGCAAGCCACGCCGCTGAATCAGGCGCTGCGGGAGACGCTGGCCTGGCGTTAA
- a CDS encoding polyribonucleotide nucleotidyltransferase, with protein sequence MLPEHTFTTTVAGKTITFASGKLAEQAGGAVTIRVGDCLLLAVATMSKNVREGLDFFPLSADYEEKMYAAGRIPGGFFRREGRPTTDATLTSRLIDRPLRPLFPDGMRNEVQIIVTTLSSDGVHRMDIMAVNAASAALTISDIPWNGPIGAVRVAYIDGQFVVNPTNVEMENSTLDLRMAGSRDAIIMVEAGANEAPESLFVEALAFGHQAMQPLIDVQEEMRAAIGKEKTAVTLASVDSELETAVKARLAGRIQQIISTTTEREDRNAAIDAVREEVVNSFITADDTADPKAIREIIAKEVKMAVRHQILYDGIRPDGRDYTTVRALSSEVGLSPRAHGSGLFRRGQTQVLSIVALGTMREAQKLDGLAPEETERYMHHYNFPPFSTGETWPLRGPKRREIGHGALAGNALRPMIPSQEEFPYSIRVVSEVLSSNGSTSQASVCASTLALMDCGVPIKRPVAGVAMGLISDGAKYAVLTDIQGMEDHLGDMDFKVAGTSEGITAIQMDIKISGLTQELMAQALEQARVGRLQILDSMLATISEPRKELSPFAPRMLTIKIDPDKIGAVIGKGGATIRSLEETYEVSVDIQEDGTIYVAGVDGLKAEAAVEAIGAMTKSPEPGQIYTGKVVRTTEFGAFVEFIPGTDGLVHISQISSDHLRSVEDAIKVGDEVMVMVTDISPEGKVRLSRRAVLEGWSLDEARASDNPRSGGGGNRSGGGGNRGGGGSRDGGSRDGRSRGPRR encoded by the coding sequence ATGTTACCTGAACATACCTTTACCACCACCGTGGCCGGTAAGACGATTACTTTTGCCAGCGGCAAATTGGCCGAACAGGCCGGCGGCGCAGTGACCATTCGCGTGGGCGACTGTTTGCTGCTGGCTGTGGCCACCATGTCCAAAAATGTGCGCGAAGGGCTGGACTTTTTCCCGCTGAGCGCCGATTATGAAGAGAAAATGTATGCCGCCGGCCGTATCCCCGGTGGTTTTTTCCGCCGCGAAGGCCGCCCGACCACCGACGCCACGCTGACTTCGCGCCTGATTGATCGCCCGTTACGGCCGTTATTCCCCGACGGTATGCGCAATGAAGTGCAGATCATCGTCACCACGCTTTCTTCGGATGGCGTGCATCGGATGGACATTATGGCCGTCAATGCCGCCAGCGCCGCCCTGACCATTTCCGACATTCCCTGGAATGGGCCGATTGGCGCAGTGCGTGTAGCCTATATTGATGGGCAGTTTGTGGTTAATCCGACCAACGTTGAGATGGAAAACAGCACATTGGATTTGCGCATGGCTGGCAGCCGCGACGCCATCATCATGGTGGAAGCGGGCGCCAACGAAGCGCCCGAAAGCCTGTTTGTCGAGGCGTTGGCCTTTGGCCACCAGGCGATGCAGCCGCTGATTGACGTGCAAGAAGAGATGCGCGCCGCCATCGGCAAGGAAAAGACGGCCGTTACCCTGGCGAGTGTGGATAGTGAATTGGAAACGGCCGTTAAAGCCCGCCTGGCCGGCCGCATCCAACAGATCATCAGCACCACCACCGAACGCGAAGACCGCAACGCCGCCATAGACGCCGTGCGTGAAGAAGTTGTCAACAGCTTCATCACCGCAGATGACACAGCCGACCCCAAAGCGATCCGCGAGATCATCGCCAAAGAGGTGAAAATGGCCGTGCGCCACCAAATCCTCTATGACGGCATCCGTCCCGACGGCCGTGACTACACCACCGTCCGCGCCCTTTCCTCCGAAGTTGGCCTCAGCCCTCGCGCCCACGGCTCCGGCCTCTTCCGCCGCGGCCAGACCCAGGTCCTCTCCATCGTCGCCCTGGGAACCATGCGCGAAGCGCAAAAACTAGACGGCCTGGCCCCCGAAGAGACGGAACGGTACATGCACCATTACAACTTCCCGCCCTTCTCCACCGGCGAAACCTGGCCCCTGCGCGGCCCCAAACGGCGCGAGATCGGCCACGGCGCTCTGGCCGGCAATGCGCTGCGGCCCATGATTCCTTCGCAAGAAGAGTTCCCCTACAGCATTCGCGTCGTTTCCGAAGTGCTGTCCTCCAATGGCTCTACCAGCCAGGCCAGCGTTTGCGCCTCCACCCTGGCCCTGATGGACTGTGGTGTGCCCATTAAGCGCCCGGTAGCTGGCGTGGCCATGGGTCTGATCAGCGATGGCGCAAAATACGCCGTGCTGACGGACATCCAGGGCATGGAAGACCACCTGGGCGACATGGACTTTAAAGTCGCCGGGACCAGCGAAGGCATCACCGCCATCCAGATGGACATTAAAATCAGCGGTCTGACTCAAGAGTTAATGGCCCAGGCATTGGAACAGGCGCGTGTCGGCCGTTTGCAGATTTTGGATTCAATGCTGGCAACGATCAGCGAACCGCGCAAAGAATTAAGCCCCTTTGCGCCGCGCATGTTAACCATCAAGATTGACCCGGACAAAATTGGCGCGGTCATCGGCAAGGGCGGCGCAACCATCCGCAGCCTGGAAGAGACCTACGAAGTGTCTGTGGACATTCAGGAAGACGGCACGATTTATGTGGCCGGTGTGGATGGGCTGAAGGCCGAAGCGGCCGTGGAAGCCATCGGCGCCATGACCAAATCGCCGGAACCGGGCCAGATTTACACCGGCAAAGTGGTGCGTACCACCGAATTTGGCGCGTTTGTGGAATTTATTCCCGGGACCGACGGCCTGGTGCACATCTCCCAAATTTCCAGCGACCACCTGCGCAGCGTCGAAGACGCCATCAAAGTCGGCGACGAGGTGATGGTGATGGTGACGGACATCAGCCCCGAAGGCAAAGTGCGGCTGTCGCGCCGCGCCGTGTTGGAAGGCTGGAGCCTGGACGAGGCCCGCGCCAGTGACAACCCGCGCAGTGGCGGCGGGGGCAATCGCAGTGGTGGCGGCGGCAATCGTGGCGGTGGTGGGTCCAGAGATGGCGGCTCGCGTGACGGCCGTTCCCGCGGCCCACGCCGTTAG
- a CDS encoding S8 family serine peptidase codes for MSQTYRFRFVRQAAALIILGLLVFFVAQGSAASATPEAPTAPEAALSFVNVSAPAINCLFDADCTITVDDTTALFTFDGMGGAGFLQSRGWPRGEVGTAGAGLYPYLYRVDMRELVGPGNPACITSFALDFGPVVPLDYNGDGSVDHGFVVTGGGLGSVAPSAIDLTTGRLTFTFATPVCGDFSPAQNNGVSSFFFGLVSPFRDKEVTAVLNNNWAAPLSLPARAPDFSGAPALSVFPSSGPAGEPVQLIGSGYTPGGYPGTIRWNGADVATLPIPNGGAFTQPFTIPAEAPTGDHTITVCSLNPCATGEFEQLASAPFGVDGRSPSTLPYHLYLPLISKPGLAAAEPFSYVIDPSVTPIQAELPGLDGGAPRPLAAMRDPRGQVSTFVANELVVQTDDAAALAALVARTGGEILLAINPADAGLSDLANIYLIRANLSTADLSSLAANVTALIPPEIGSAGRFAYSSNDGARVFALAAEEAVGGLTVGVNWVSETAAIPTNSQEAPAGPEVGGVVYSPNAYTWAHFARGTVQNIGVPEAWTLMSRAGRLANRVDLAILDGGYFPNSDFPAGMTYISVIPFITDPRNVNGVDGSAPFHGTDVLQTAVARSDNNFGVVGVAAPIARPIAVFTSYDYVVSIAAVLAARTAGADIINMSYSANVPAVFGWTVWPFELTTVALRASGVLLFASAGNAGQNVDGEDCFLGICWEHTWHTPCENDGVLCVGGLRWNSQMRATNSNFGPRDVDIFAPYTVYRGQSPAFPGAGTTVDMVNGTSFSSPYAASVAALIWAANPSLNANQVWDLMRTTAHSSPDGRVNRYVNAYQAVLSAIGVGIDATLTAPTNGGTYPKGHPVRLSANVGYVTTGSAIPPQVQWRVDGVLVNSVTYDLDSGSHLLYPETYVRNLSEGSHTVNIRVTAGTAVVERSATFTIQNSPPTATIDQPASSASFCQGETIIFRGSAFDPNQPAGVPDSAFAWRSNVNGGLGTGATRPISTLSVGAHVITLRVTDDGGLWDEDSINVTILSASNPLCIDLPPSAQITSPANGASFEANSWNGTHWYRQITFTGIVDDPEDATSALNVQWFSNRQGSLGTPSVNPTTGVTTITANILVLDSCGSTHTITLRVTDSFGNVTEDQITIFVSLLC; via the coding sequence ATGAGTCAAACCTATCGTTTTCGATTTGTTCGTCAGGCGGCCGCGCTCATCATCCTCGGCTTGCTCGTCTTTTTTGTGGCGCAGGGGTCGGCGGCCAGCGCGACCCCCGAAGCGCCAACCGCCCCCGAAGCGGCGCTTTCATTCGTCAATGTCAGCGCCCCGGCCATCAACTGCCTGTTCGACGCCGACTGCACCATCACCGTAGACGATACCACTGCCCTGTTCACGTTCGACGGCATGGGCGGCGCCGGCTTCCTGCAATCTCGCGGTTGGCCGCGTGGGGAAGTGGGCACGGCCGGCGCCGGACTTTACCCCTACCTGTACCGCGTAGACATGCGCGAATTGGTAGGGCCGGGCAATCCCGCCTGCATCACCTCTTTTGCCCTGGACTTTGGCCCGGTGGTGCCGCTGGATTACAACGGTGATGGCAGTGTGGATCATGGTTTTGTCGTCACCGGCGGCGGCTTGGGCAGCGTCGCGCCATCGGCCATTGACCTGACGACCGGGCGGCTGACCTTTACCTTCGCCACACCGGTCTGCGGCGATTTTTCACCGGCGCAGAACAATGGCGTCAGCAGCTTCTTTTTTGGTCTGGTCTCGCCTTTCCGCGACAAAGAGGTAACGGCCGTTCTGAACAACAATTGGGCCGCGCCATTGTCGCTGCCCGCTCGCGCGCCAGATTTCAGCGGCGCGCCGGCCCTGTCCGTTTTCCCCAGCAGCGGGCCGGCTGGCGAGCCGGTGCAGCTTATTGGCAGCGGTTACACGCCCGGCGGTTACCCCGGCACAATTCGCTGGAACGGAGCAGACGTGGCGACGCTGCCCATCCCCAACGGCGGCGCGTTTACCCAGCCCTTCACCATCCCCGCCGAAGCGCCCACCGGTGACCACACCATCACCGTTTGTTCGCTAAACCCCTGCGCTACCGGCGAATTTGAGCAGTTAGCCAGCGCGCCGTTTGGGGTAGACGGCCGTTCGCCGTCCACTCTCCCCTACCATCTCTATTTGCCCCTGATCAGCAAACCGGGTCTGGCTGCCGCCGAACCATTCAGCTACGTCATTGATCCCAGCGTTACCCCCATTCAGGCTGAACTGCCAGGGCTGGATGGCGGTGCGCCCCGGCCATTGGCCGCCATGCGCGACCCCCGCGGCCAGGTCAGCACCTTCGTCGCCAACGAATTGGTGGTGCAAACCGATGACGCTGCCGCCCTGGCGGCGCTGGTGGCGCGCACCGGCGGCGAGATTCTGCTGGCAATCAATCCGGCCGACGCCGGGCTGAGTGACCTGGCAAATATCTACCTGATACGCGCCAACCTGAGTACGGCCGATTTAAGCAGCCTGGCAGCCAACGTCACCGCCCTGATCCCGCCGGAAATCGGGTCAGCCGGTCGCTTTGCCTATTCCAGCAATGATGGCGCGCGGGTGTTTGCCCTGGCAGCCGAAGAAGCAGTCGGCGGCCTGACCGTCGGCGTCAACTGGGTCAGCGAAACGGCCGCCATTCCCACCAACAGCCAGGAAGCGCCCGCCGGACCAGAAGTAGGCGGGGTGGTCTACTCGCCTAATGCCTACACCTGGGCGCACTTTGCCAGAGGAACCGTGCAGAACATCGGCGTACCAGAAGCGTGGACGCTGATGTCGCGGGCCGGCCGATTGGCGAACCGCGTAGACCTGGCTATCCTGGACGGTGGTTACTTCCCTAACTCAGATTTTCCGGCCGGCATGACGTACATCTCGGTCATTCCCTTCATCACCGACCCGCGCAACGTGAATGGGGTAGATGGCAGCGCGCCTTTCCACGGGACCGATGTGCTGCAAACGGCCGTTGCCCGTTCCGATAACAACTTCGGCGTCGTCGGCGTGGCCGCACCCATCGCCCGTCCCATCGCCGTTTTCACCTCGTATGATTATGTGGTTTCCATTGCCGCCGTGTTGGCCGCCCGCACCGCCGGCGCGGACATCATCAACATGAGCTACAGCGCCAACGTGCCGGCTGTCTTCGGTTGGACCGTGTGGCCCTTCGAGCTGACCACCGTTGCCCTGCGCGCTTCCGGCGTCTTACTCTTCGCCTCGGCCGGCAATGCCGGGCAAAACGTGGATGGCGAAGACTGCTTCCTGGGCATCTGTTGGGAACATACCTGGCACACCCCCTGTGAAAATGATGGCGTGTTATGCGTCGGTGGTCTGCGCTGGAACTCGCAGATGCGCGCCACCAATTCCAACTTCGGCCCTCGCGACGTGGACATCTTCGCCCCATACACCGTCTACCGGGGACAATCCCCGGCCTTTCCTGGCGCAGGAACTACTGTGGACATGGTGAATGGAACCAGTTTCTCCTCGCCCTATGCCGCCAGCGTGGCGGCGCTGATTTGGGCCGCGAACCCTTCGCTGAACGCTAACCAGGTATGGGACCTGATGCGCACCACCGCCCACAGCAGTCCAGACGGCCGTGTCAACCGTTACGTCAACGCCTATCAGGCGGTGCTGTCGGCCATTGGCGTGGGTATAGACGCTACGCTCACTGCCCCCACCAACGGCGGCACGTATCCCAAAGGGCATCCGGTGCGCCTGAGCGCCAACGTCGGTTATGTGACAACCGGCAGCGCCATCCCGCCCCAGGTGCAGTGGCGGGTAGATGGCGTCCTGGTCAACAGTGTCACTTATGACCTGGACAGCGGCTCCCACCTGCTGTACCCGGAGACCTATGTGCGCAACCTCAGCGAAGGCTCGCACACGGTCAACATTCGGGTTACGGCAGGAACGGCCGTCGTAGAACGCAGCGCCACCTTCACCATCCAAAACTCGCCACCAACAGCCACGATTGATCAACCGGCCAGCAGCGCGTCTTTCTGCCAGGGCGAAACAATCATATTTCGCGGTTCGGCGTTTGACCCCAACCAGCCGGCTGGCGTGCCCGACAGCGCCTTCGCCTGGCGTTCCAACGTCAACGGCGGCTTGGGCACAGGCGCCACCCGCCCCATCAGCACGCTAAGTGTAGGGGCGCACGTCATTACGCTGCGGGTAACAGACGATGGCGGTTTGTGGGATGAGGACAGCATCAACGTAACCATTCTCAGCGCCTCTAATCCGCTTTGTATAGACCTGCCGCCCTCGGCGCAAATTACCAGTCCGGCCAATGGGGCCTCGTTCGAGGCCAACAGTTGGAATGGCACACATTGGTACAGACAAATCACCTTTACTGGTATTGTGGATGATCCGGAAGATGCCACCAGCGCGCTCAACGTGCAGTGGTTTTCTAACCGGCAGGGGTCGTTGGGCACGCCATCGGTGAATCCAACAACTGGGGTAACGACGATTACGGCCAATATCCTGGTACTGGATTCGTGCGGCTCCACCCACACTATTACGCTGCGGGTAACAGACAGCTTCGGGAACGTGACGGAAGATCAGATTACGATTTTTGTCAGCCTGCTGTGTTAA
- a CDS encoding rhodanese-like domain-containing protein: MAIFDWLFGPKVPQITVQEAQRRLKTERDLIILDVRQPAETQSGIVPGALLIPLTDLGRRLDELPRDKPILTICASSHRSPMAARRLAKAGYTVTDVAGGMGAWTQAGLPIKKGN; the protein is encoded by the coding sequence ATGGCAATTTTTGACTGGCTGTTCGGGCCGAAAGTGCCCCAAATCACTGTTCAGGAAGCGCAGCGCCGCCTGAAAACTGAACGCGACCTGATCATCCTCGACGTGCGCCAGCCGGCCGAAACCCAAAGCGGCATCGTCCCCGGCGCACTCCTCATCCCCCTCACCGATTTGGGCCGCCGCCTGGACGAACTACCCCGCGACAAGCCCATCCTGACCATTTGCGCTTCCAGCCACCGTAGCCCGATGGCCGCCCGCCGCCTGGCCAAAGCGGGCTACACCGTCACCGACGTGGCCGGTGGCATGGGGGCCTGGACGCAGGCCGGTTTGCCGATCAAGAAGGGGAATTGA
- a CDS encoding ABC transporter permease, whose translation MVYFVMILLGILLLFTLGIGVYRVQFAGNPFLLLAGIGLSAAAFLALGYVIASLAPNTRIATVMGNVLFIPMMMLSGITLPLEMMPETVRNVARFIPLTHVTTLLRGLWFGEPINQHVTEIVVLVGILVGGIIVAARTFRWE comes from the coding sequence ATGGTCTATTTTGTCATGATTCTACTCGGCATTTTGCTGTTGTTCACACTGGGCATTGGCGTCTACAGGGTTCAGTTTGCCGGGAACCCCTTCCTCTTGCTGGCCGGTATTGGCCTTAGCGCCGCCGCTTTTCTGGCTCTAGGCTACGTGATTGCCAGTTTGGCGCCCAACACGCGGATAGCGACGGTGATGGGCAACGTATTGTTCATCCCCATGATGATGCTGTCGGGTATCACGCTGCCCCTGGAGATGATGCCGGAGACTGTTCGCAATGTAGCCCGTTTTATCCCCCTGACTCACGTTACCACTTTACTGCGAGGCTTATGGTTTGGGGAGCCTATCAACCAGCATGTGACGGAAATCGTGGTACTTGTCGGTATCTTGGTTGGGGGAATCATTGTTGCGGCCCGGACATTTCGGTGGGAGTGA